The Glutamicibacter mishrai DNA window ACGTACACTTGAGGCATGCAGGCAAAAGGTGACATCAAGGAGTTCCTTACGACCCGACGAGCTCGGCTCACCCCGCAACAGGTTGGCCTGCCCGACTACGGCGGACGGCGTCGAGTGCCTGCACTGCGCCGTGAAGAGGTTGCGCTCTTGTCCGGGATCAGCGTGGAGTACTACAACCGCCTTGAACGTGGCGTCGCCACCGGTGCCTCGCCTGCAGTGATCGATGGCTTGGCCCGCGCCCTGCAGTTGGATGACCTTGAAACCGAGCACCTGCGACGGTTGATCCATGCCGCGGACTCACCTGCGCCACGCCGAACTTCACGGATCAAAAGGCAACGGATCCACCCAGCGCTGCAACAGTTGCTTGACGCGATGAGCACTGTGCCTGCCATTGTGCAAAATGGGCGCAGCGAGCTGGTGGCCGCCAATGCACTGGCGACGGCACTGCATTCCGAGGTGTTTGAACAGGAGCAAAAACCACCGAGCTTCCCGCGCTATGTTTTCCTCGATGCGCGGTCCCAGCGCTTCTACCGGGACTGGGATGAAGCTGCGGATATGACCGTAGCGTTGCTGCGCACCCAAGCCGGACAGGACCCACGACCTGGCCCTTCAGGCCCTGATCGGGGAGCTTTCCACGCAGAGCGAGACCTTCCGGCGCATGTGGGCCGAGCACAGGGTTCGCGAGCACCGGACCGGAGTGAAAAGGCTCCACCATGCCTCCGTCGGGGAAATTGAGTTTGCTTTCGACGATGTGCGCTGACATTGACCCGCTTGTTGCCTTCGAGACCAAATGAAATAAGAATTGACGAATGGATCTGTTCCGTTCGCCTCAAATTGTTCTGTTCACTCGTGATATCAACCGAGCCAGCGATTTCTACCGCGCGCTCGGGTTCGAGGAGGCCTTCCGGACGCCCGAAACCGGAACCCCGATTCACGTGGACCTCGTGCTCGATGGATACAGAATTGGGCTGGCCACGGAATCCAGCACCCGCGAAGACCACGGGCTGGAGCCCGTTGCCAGTGGGCAGCGCGCCGCGGTGATCCTGTGGACAGACGATGTTCCTGTTGCTTACGCCCGACTTGTCGAGCTTGGCGCCAATGCTATTAAGCCACCCGAGAGATGGCTGGAAAACCTGCTCATCGCCTGGGTCGAAGACCCGGATGGCCATCTCGTGCAAGTAGTGCAGTCGCTGAAATGATCAGACTACGGTTACGCCAGGATGCTCCCACTGTGGCTTGGATCAGCGCTCGGGCGAGGTAGTACCTCTTGTGCCTTCACGGGACATCCAAAGTTGGAGAACTCCAATCCACTCTTCAAAATTGTCCAAATGGGCATCGTGACTACCGCTAGAGAGATCCACTCTGTGGGTATCTGGCCGACGTCGGATCAACTCCGATTTTTCAGCTTCACTGAACATCCCATTTTTTGCAAAAATTGCGACCGTGGGAACACTCAACTTCTGCCATTGCTCCCAAGACGGCTCGTGTACGGCTTCGATAGTCCGTTGCATGATATCTGCGTCGAAACGTGGGACTAGCCCTGTTGGTGTTGTCTTTAAGTCAGCCACCCATGCGTCAACAATCGCTTCATCACCTAAGAACTCACGTGCAGTTTTTTCGTCTGCAAATGGCGCTGGCCACGATGCGAAGTACCTACCCAGACCGGCGGCTTCTTCAGGATCTTCGTTGCCGGCGACATGACCTTCCAACATGACCAGTCCGTCGACTAAGTCCGGGCGTGTAGCAGCAACGAGAAAGGCAGTATGTGCTCCCATGGATTGGCCAACCAGCGTCACTCGCTGACCCTGAGACAATTCTTCGATCACTGCGATGACGTCACTGACAAACGCTGCGCGTGATAGGTCTTCAGGCCGACGGGTAGTCCGGCCATGTCCTCTCTGGTCCACCATAAGGACACGATGATCTGACAGTGCACGGGCAGTCGGTATCATCTCTCTGGAGCTACCCGCGAGCCCATGAAGCAACACGACGACCGGGCCGTCGGAACCTATCTCGTCGACCGCAACCGAGACTCCATCAGGACGCTGAATAAAGTGGGTATTCACGAGGCTCCTAGTCCACTTCAAGTGTGATCAGGTACCCGGAAATCTCCGGGCTGATTTGCTCCCCGAACACCGTGTGGTCTGGCCCTGCCCCTTCAGGCTGCGCGTCAGGATCAGGAACTACCGAGACAGGTTTGAGACGGCTCGTTCCTGTCTGCCTTTCACCTTCGGCTTCCCCGGGCTCAGTGTTGCCAAAGCTCACGAAGACTCCGCCACCAAGATCCTGCAACGGCGGGTCCGGCGTTGTCCGAGGCGTCACCGTCCACTTCATATCTGCGATGACGGCATCGAGCGCAACGATGCGACCTTGCCGAACGACTGTTTCGTCATCCTGGTGAGTTTCCACGCCGGTAATGGGTTTAGGAAGTACAGAGGATAGCTCTGAACGCATAGTTTGGGCATACTCGGTGTCGTATTGAACGTCCAATTCCGCGATATCACCAATTCGAAGAGGATCGCCACAGCATCCCCATTCCCACTCGGCAGTGTAATAGCGCTCTAGTTTCATGCGATCCTCACGCGTTCGTCACCCATCACATTTTCAATCGAAGTCGACCGCCCTGGCACTATCTGAGCGTTGGGGGATCAACAGCTCATCAATTCCACCAAAACTTTCAACAGCGTTCAACAAAGCGACTGCGATGTTCGGTCGATGCACGTGGGATGTCAAGATGTCCCAGACTTCGGCCACTATCAACCGTCCATGGCGTTTGGCCTGCGCAACTTGCAACTCCTTGATGACCCATCGAGTCCCCGAACAATAATCGACCGCATGCGCAACACTTCCCTGCTGTTATCCATATATCTCACGTCAATACGACTGCCAATCTAGTCTTGTCGCTTCCGGACGTGGCGAGTGCACCACATCCGCCACATACAGGCCAGAATCTGACCGGTATTGGTAATAACGTCAAATCTGCGGCCAGGTTCACAGGCCGCATTCACGACCAGAGGAGATAGCAATGCAATTGGCAGCCACCCGAATTTTCACCGACAATGTCGATACTCTCGTCTCGTTCTATGAAGCCCTGACCGGAATCACTGCTGCGCGGCTTCATCCGATGTTTGCTGAGCTTCGAACTCCCGCCGGGACGCTTGCCATTGCCAGCACCGCGACGGTGCCATTAATGAGAGAAGGCATTGCGAAAGCTGGCGCGAATCACAGCGTGATCCTCGATTTTCGCGTTGCTGATGTCGACGCTACCTACCTAGCGCTACAAAGCGTAGTTACAGATTTTGTCAATGAACCGACCGACATGCCATGGGGCAATCGCTCACTACTGTTGAAAGATCCCGACGGAAATCTAATCAACTTCTTCACGCCGATTCCTGATATCAGGTAGACGCGATCCCTCCGACATTCGGTCAGCACCAATTTCAGCACCAGGTTTGAATTGCCTACGCACGAGCCTTACGGTTCCACAGCTGATGCGTCAGGCCGCTGGCGGTGCTGACCGATTCGACGGTGAACCGGTCTTCCAATCCAGCCAGATGATCCCAGATCCGCACGCCAGTGCCGAGCACAACGGAAACGATGGCAATGTGCAGGAAGTCAATGAGATCCGCATGCAGGAATTGGCTCACGGTCGACGGCCCGCCACCGATCCGCACATCCTGCCCGCCCGCCGCATCCCGTGCAAGACGCAGTGCCTCTTCTGGAGAAGCATCTACGAAGTGGAAACTGGTGCCATTTGTGAACTCAATGGCCTCGCGCGGGTAATGGGTCAGGATGAAGCACGGTGTGAGGAAGGAGGTTCATCTCCCCACCATCCTTCCCAGCCATCGTCGGGCCACTGCCCGGATTGCGGACCGAATTTGCGGCGGCCCATGAGTTCTGCGCCGACTCCTTGTCCCCACATGCTGAATATTGCTTTGTCCACGCTCGTTGGACCGTCGGCGCCATGAATGCCGTGGATGACCCGGCCATCGAACTTGCTGAAAAGAGCCCCGGCCTCACCGATCGGCTTTTCGAGCGTCACGTAATCGCCCGCGGCATATCCGTCAGAGGAAACGAAAAGATTGTGAACTCGCGTGCGATACATGACCGCTCCCTGAACAATGTCGCTATGAAATCATTCGAACACTAACGCCGAGCGATCCCACAAGGCAAGGGTTTCAGAACACCATTACCAGAGAAGCAACGGGGAATAGCAGCGTGCGGGTCACGAATCGAGAAAGAACTGCGACGGTAAATGGTAGATCTGCACGGACGCCAGAGCTAATCAAAATTAGACGTCGAGCCGGATGTCTGCGATGTCTTCGCGCATACCACCCTCAGAGCTCGACTTCAGAATGAGTCACAACATCGAACCGCTGTCCCGGATACCGCAAGCCAGCGAAGTACATGTTCGTATGCGCCACGATCTGCTCTCCAGTGATAGTCGCGCCGTCCCACTGGGCATCTCCGGTCGTATGGGCATCTCCCACAAGGGTGACGTCGTATCCCTCGATTGCTGCGCGCTGAGTAGTAGTCCTAATGCAGTAGTCCGATTGCGCCCCCGCAATGATCAGACGAGTCGCACCCAACTGGTCGAGAGTATCCCGCAGCGACGTCTGCGCGAACGAATCGCGATAGTTCTTCCTCACGATAGCTTCGCCATCGATTCGTTCCAGCGGCGGAACGAGGTCCCAGTCGGGTGTACCTGCTCCTACCGGGTCATGCATCACCCAGATCACCGGCACGGAATGAGCCCGTGCTCGGTCGATGAGCGTTGCTGCGCGGTTCACTACCCCATCCGCATCAATGCAGCCGGGAACCACACCCTGCTGCATGTCGATGATCACGAGTACCGATTCAGTAGTCTCCGACATCACGCGACCTCCAGCGGCGTGATCGACGCGATCTGATCCCCTGCAGCATCCTCTGCGCGATCCAGCTCGTAGTGGCTTTGGAGGTTGATCCAGAACTCAGCCGACGTGCCGAAGTACTTCGCCAGCCGCAACGCGGTGTCCGCGGTGATCCCCCGCTTGCCGTGCACGATCTCATTGATCCGACGCGGCGGCACCCCGATCGACACGGCGAGCTTGTTCTGAGTGATCCCGAACCCCTCGATAAAGTCCTCCAGGAGGATCTCCCCCGGGTGGATCGGCTCGATCTTGTCAGTGGTAGTCAACGATCTCCACCTCCTCCGGTCCGGCGTCCGTCCACACGAAACAGATCCGCCGCTGGTCTTTGATCCCGATGTGCGCTGACCGGCTCGATCACCATTCAGCGCCTCGAGCCGATTACCGGGTGGGACGCGAAGGTCATCGAGCACCGCCGCAGATCCCACCTGGCGTAGCTTGCGCAACGCGACTCGATGGACCCTCGGATCGAT harbors:
- a CDS encoding HigA family addiction module antitoxin, which codes for MTTTDKIEPIHPGEILLEDFIEGFGITQNKLAVSIGVPPRRINEIVHGKRGITADTALRLAKYFGTSAEFWINLQSHYELDRAEDAAGDQIASITPLEVA
- a CDS encoding DUF6578 domain-containing protein; this translates as MKLERYYTAEWEWGCCGDPLRIGDIAELDVQYDTEYAQTMRSELSSVLPKPITGVETHQDDETVVRQGRIVALDAVIADMKWTVTPRTTPDPPLQDLGGGVFVSFGNTEPGEAEGERQTGTSRLKPVSVVPDPDAQPEGAGPDHTVFGEQISPEISGYLITLEVD
- a CDS encoding dihydrofolate reductase family protein, which produces MRIGGGPSTVSQFLHADLIDFLHIAIVSVVLGTGVRIWDHLAGLEDRFTVESVSTASGLTHQLWNRKARA
- a CDS encoding VOC family protein, with the translated sequence MQLAATRIFTDNVDTLVSFYEALTGITAARLHPMFAELRTPAGTLAIASTATVPLMREGIAKAGANHSVILDFRVADVDATYLALQSVVTDFVNEPTDMPWGNRSLLLKDPDGNLINFFTPIPDIR
- a CDS encoding alpha/beta fold hydrolase, yielding MNTHFIQRPDGVSVAVDEIGSDGPVVVLLHGLAGSSREMIPTARALSDHRVLMVDQRGHGRTTRRPEDLSRAAFVSDVIAVIEELSQGQRVTLVGQSMGAHTAFLVAATRPDLVDGLVMLEGHVAGNEDPEEAAGLGRYFASWPAPFADEKTAREFLGDEAIVDAWVADLKTTPTGLVPRFDADIMQRTIEAVHEPSWEQWQKLSVPTVAIFAKNGMFSEAEKSELIRRRPDTHRVDLSSGSHDAHLDNFEEWIGVLQLWMSREGTRGTTSPER
- a CDS encoding VOC family protein translates to MDLFRSPQIVLFTRDINRASDFYRALGFEEAFRTPETGTPIHVDLVLDGYRIGLATESSTREDHGLEPVASGQRAAVILWTDDVPVAYARLVELGANAIKPPERWLENLLIAWVEDPDGHLVQVVQSLK
- a CDS encoding isochorismatase family protein is translated as MSETTESVLVIIDMQQGVVPGCIDADGVVNRAATLIDRARAHSVPVIWVMHDPVGAGTPDWDLVPPLERIDGEAIVRKNYRDSFAQTSLRDTLDQLGATRLIIAGAQSDYCIRTTTQRAAIEGYDVTLVGDAHTTGDAQWDGATITGEQIVAHTNMYFAGLRYPGQRFDVVTHSEVEL